In Leifsonia sp. ZF2019, a genomic segment contains:
- a CDS encoding primary-amine oxidase, producing the protein MTTELPLTLPADDTAAPGPLSSLTAPEIETAVRTLRDAGAVTDTTRFVYVGLLEPDKADVLAARVGEAPTPEREARLLLLDVATGAGVDAAVSLTREEVVALVPIDGSRGQVPILEEEFEAIGAILVADGAWLAALEKRGLTAEQVVYAPLSPGSYDIPGEEGRRIIRVFAFRMDHAEDHPWAHPVDGLCAYVDVIAREVTQVVDAVELPVPDEPGNFHLEAERPAPLDTLKPIAITQPEGPSFSVDGDTVTWANWSFSLGFDAREGLILRDLAFADPDQGGEVRPVIYRASIAEMVVPYADPSPTRYWQNYFDTGEYLFGRFANSLTLGCDCLGEIRYFDAVLSDEFGRPKTIENAICMHEEDYGTLWKHTDLFTSANEVRRSRRLVISFFTTVGNYDYGFYWYLYLDGTIECEAKLTGILFTSAYLEGSPTASEVAPGLGAPYHQHLFSARLDMMVDGLANAVDEVDAVRLPISATNPYGNAFTKKATRIASEAEGARDADASVGRTWHIVNTEKTNRLGQPTGYVLHAEQNPTLLADPSATVTARAAFTTKQVWVTQYASDERYPAGEFVNQNPGGDGLPAYMAADRPLDGEDIVLWHTFGPTHFPRVEDWPVMPVDYAKFTLKPYGFFGRNPALNVPAAEPAHCAPGHHAHGGDTHGDHSHGDHAHHG; encoded by the coding sequence ATGACCACCGAGCTTCCCCTGACTCTGCCCGCCGACGACACGGCGGCGCCCGGCCCGCTCTCCAGCCTCACCGCCCCCGAGATCGAGACCGCCGTGCGCACCCTCCGCGACGCCGGCGCGGTGACGGACACCACGCGCTTCGTCTACGTCGGCCTCCTGGAGCCCGACAAGGCGGACGTGCTGGCCGCCCGCGTCGGCGAGGCCCCGACGCCCGAGCGCGAGGCCCGCCTCCTGCTGCTCGACGTGGCGACCGGTGCCGGCGTCGACGCGGCCGTGTCGCTGACCCGTGAGGAGGTCGTCGCCCTCGTCCCCATCGACGGATCCCGCGGCCAGGTGCCGATCCTCGAGGAGGAGTTCGAGGCGATCGGCGCGATCCTGGTCGCCGACGGCGCCTGGCTGGCGGCGCTCGAGAAGCGCGGCCTGACCGCCGAGCAGGTCGTCTACGCCCCGCTCTCCCCCGGTTCGTACGACATCCCGGGCGAGGAGGGGCGCCGGATCATCCGCGTCTTCGCCTTCCGCATGGACCACGCGGAGGACCACCCGTGGGCGCACCCGGTCGATGGCCTCTGCGCCTACGTCGATGTGATCGCCCGCGAGGTCACCCAGGTGGTGGACGCCGTCGAGCTTCCGGTTCCGGACGAGCCGGGCAACTTCCACCTGGAGGCTGAGCGGCCCGCGCCGCTCGACACCCTGAAGCCGATCGCGATCACGCAGCCGGAGGGGCCGAGCTTCTCCGTCGACGGCGACACCGTCACGTGGGCGAACTGGTCGTTCTCGCTCGGCTTCGACGCCCGCGAGGGGCTCATCCTGCGCGACCTCGCCTTCGCCGACCCGGACCAGGGCGGCGAGGTGCGGCCCGTGATCTACCGCGCCTCGATCGCCGAGATGGTCGTGCCGTACGCCGATCCGTCCCCCACGCGGTACTGGCAGAACTACTTCGACACCGGTGAATACCTGTTCGGACGGTTCGCGAACTCCCTCACGCTGGGATGCGACTGCCTGGGCGAGATCCGGTACTTCGACGCGGTGCTCTCCGACGAGTTCGGGCGGCCCAAGACCATCGAGAACGCGATCTGCATGCACGAGGAGGACTACGGGACGCTGTGGAAGCACACCGATCTCTTCACCTCGGCCAACGAGGTGCGGCGGTCGCGGCGCCTGGTGATCTCGTTCTTCACCACGGTCGGCAACTACGACTACGGCTTCTACTGGTACCTCTATCTCGACGGCACGATCGAGTGCGAGGCGAAGCTCACCGGCATCCTGTTCACCTCCGCCTACCTCGAGGGGTCGCCGACGGCGAGCGAAGTCGCCCCGGGCCTCGGGGCCCCCTACCACCAGCACCTGTTCTCGGCCCGCCTGGACATGATGGTGGACGGCCTGGCCAACGCGGTCGATGAAGTGGACGCGGTCCGTCTGCCGATCAGCGCCACGAACCCGTACGGCAACGCGTTCACGAAGAAAGCGACGCGCATCGCCAGCGAGGCGGAAGGCGCCCGCGACGCCGACGCCTCCGTCGGCCGCACCTGGCACATCGTCAACACCGAGAAGACGAACCGCCTCGGGCAGCCCACCGGGTACGTGCTCCACGCCGAGCAGAACCCGACCCTCCTGGCGGACCCGTCTGCGACGGTCACCGCCCGGGCGGCGTTCACGACCAAGCAGGTGTGGGTGACGCAGTACGCGAGCGACGAGCGCTATCCCGCCGGCGAGTTCGTCAACCAGAACCCCGGCGGCGACGGCCTCCCGGCGTACATGGCGGCGGACCGCCCGCTCGACGGCGAGGACATCGTGCTCTGGCACACGTTCGGCCCCACGCATTTCCCGCGCGTCGAGGACTGGCCGGTCATGCCCGTGGACTACGCGAAGTTCACCCTGAAGCCGTACGGCTTCTTCGGCCGCAACCCCGCGCTCAACGTTCCCGCCGCGGAGCCGGCCCACTGCGCCCCGGGACACCACGCGCACGGCGGCGACACGCACGGCGACCACAGCCACGGCGACCACGCGCACCACGGATGA
- a CDS encoding APC family permease — MTAAQEPQALLGGPVAVRGAGASRQLSGRLGVGSIVFMVVAAAAPLTVIGGGFPVAVLLGNGAGVPSMFAIGAIILLFFAVGLSAMSRFIPRPGAFFTYVGYGMGRPLGLAAAYLALLTYTTVQVAVYGYLGATLESSVVALHGPDIPWYVYSLAMVALVGVLGYRHIELSSRVLGVLLIAEVGIVVVLSLVIIGTGGADGLSLAPFEPSTVLSGSPGIGLMFALAGFIGFESTAIFRDEAKEPEKTIPRATYIAVIAIGVFYTFASWSLVMGWGPAQIVDVVAKDTGGFIVNTAIHYLGSVGGVIVNVLLITSLFACVLSFHNVVTRYQHSMSNAAVFPARIGRVHGKHASPYVSSLVQTATAAVLLVVFALFRLDPVLQVFTWFSGIATLAIVVLMALTCLAVIVYFARKRTGAGLWRTVIAPVIGLIGLVGVTIIIVDNFPLLIGDVDAQGTPVLGPLSIVFFAAMLAFPVIGVVQALVLRRSRRDAYENIIDTISA, encoded by the coding sequence ATGACGGCAGCGCAGGAGCCGCAGGCTCTGCTGGGCGGTCCGGTCGCGGTGCGCGGCGCGGGTGCGTCTCGTCAGCTCTCGGGCCGGCTCGGTGTCGGTTCGATCGTGTTCATGGTGGTCGCGGCGGCGGCTCCCCTCACCGTGATCGGCGGCGGTTTCCCCGTCGCCGTGCTGCTCGGCAACGGCGCCGGGGTGCCCAGCATGTTCGCGATCGGTGCGATCATCCTGCTCTTCTTCGCGGTGGGGCTGAGCGCGATGAGCCGGTTCATCCCGCGCCCTGGCGCGTTCTTCACCTATGTCGGCTACGGGATGGGGCGGCCGCTCGGTCTCGCGGCCGCCTATCTGGCGCTGCTGACCTACACGACGGTGCAGGTGGCGGTGTACGGCTATCTCGGGGCGACGCTCGAGTCGTCGGTGGTGGCGCTGCACGGACCGGACATCCCCTGGTACGTCTACTCGCTGGCCATGGTCGCTCTGGTCGGCGTACTGGGATACCGGCACATCGAACTGAGCTCCCGTGTGCTCGGGGTGCTGCTCATCGCCGAGGTCGGCATCGTGGTCGTGCTGAGCCTGGTGATCATCGGCACCGGCGGAGCGGACGGGCTGTCGCTCGCGCCGTTCGAGCCGAGCACGGTGCTCTCCGGTTCGCCGGGCATCGGGCTGATGTTCGCCCTGGCCGGCTTCATCGGGTTCGAGTCGACGGCGATCTTCCGCGACGAGGCGAAGGAGCCGGAGAAGACCATCCCGCGGGCGACGTACATCGCGGTGATCGCGATCGGTGTCTTCTACACGTTCGCGTCGTGGTCGCTGGTGATGGGGTGGGGGCCCGCTCAGATCGTCGACGTCGTGGCGAAGGACACCGGCGGCTTCATCGTCAACACCGCGATCCACTACCTCGGCTCGGTGGGCGGCGTGATCGTCAACGTGCTGCTGATCACGAGCCTGTTCGCCTGCGTCCTGTCGTTCCACAACGTCGTCACGCGATACCAGCACTCGATGTCGAATGCGGCGGTGTTCCCGGCCCGGATCGGCCGCGTGCACGGAAAGCACGCGTCTCCGTACGTCTCGTCGCTCGTGCAGACGGCGACCGCGGCGGTGCTGCTCGTGGTGTTCGCGCTCTTCCGGCTCGACCCGGTGCTGCAGGTGTTCACCTGGTTCAGCGGTATCGCGACGCTGGCGATCGTCGTCCTGATGGCGCTGACCTGCCTCGCGGTGATCGTCTACTTCGCGCGGAAGAGGACCGGCGCAGGCCTCTGGCGCACGGTGATCGCCCCCGTGATCGGGCTGATCGGCCTCGTCGGCGTCACGATCATCATCGTCGACAACTTCCCCCTCCTCATCGGCGATGTGGATGCGCAGGGCACCCCGGTGCTCGGCCCGCTCTCCATCGTCTTCTTCGCCGCCATGCTCGCCTTCCCGGTGATCGGCGTGGTGCAGGCCCTCGTCCTGCGCCGCAGCAGACGCGACGCCTACGAGAACATCATCGACACCATCAGCGCCTAG
- a CDS encoding APC family permease, which produces MTAQPPVTALSRAIADPRPVDGLPARSPMAGLDRRSLGFVDVLAQSVGAVAPSAAAATCPVLVAARAGSGTLTAFLLAAVLMALVAYAVNQFTRRMAATGSLYTFAARGLGVRAGFATGAAMLVGYGFVAMFALLGAAYYSLMLLAHASPGVSGSRPLVLVLLVAFGALCLLVLWRGIRLSTRVTLVIELLAIAGILVLIAVLLVRVPGSSFWSVAVPHDVGLPQLAAGTTVAVTAFVGFESAATLGVESRRPFATIPRTIRWTVIAAGVLYLLSAYTQLAGFDAFGGELAASDSPVNDLAGRAGVEWIGLLLDAALACSFLACALASTTAFARVLFSLGREGIAPAALGRTHRRFRTPHVALTVGLALEVAVPAVLVLAGLGAWEAMGVVVVCAAAGYMTAYALVCVATPFFLRRIGELTVAPAVAAGIAALGLVAALGTDLWLEVTGTRPLAVLLLAAVAALALALYAVCRRRRREALGRIGLYDEPTTGDVLGGSA; this is translated from the coding sequence GTGACAGCACAGCCCCCCGTGACGGCCTTGAGCCGGGCGATCGCCGATCCGCGACCGGTCGACGGCCTCCCTGCGCGCTCGCCGATGGCGGGGCTCGACCGCCGCAGCCTCGGGTTCGTCGACGTGCTCGCCCAGTCGGTCGGGGCCGTCGCGCCGTCGGCCGCTGCGGCGACCTGCCCGGTGCTGGTGGCGGCACGAGCCGGCTCCGGGACGCTCACCGCGTTCCTGCTCGCCGCCGTGCTGATGGCGCTGGTGGCGTACGCCGTCAACCAGTTCACCCGGCGCATGGCGGCGACCGGCTCGCTCTACACGTTCGCCGCGCGCGGGCTGGGTGTGCGTGCCGGGTTCGCCACCGGTGCGGCGATGCTCGTCGGCTACGGTTTCGTCGCCATGTTCGCCCTGCTGGGAGCGGCGTACTACTCGCTCATGCTGCTCGCGCACGCGTCTCCCGGCGTGTCCGGGTCGCGCCCGCTCGTGCTCGTGCTGCTGGTCGCGTTCGGCGCGCTCTGCCTGCTGGTGCTGTGGCGAGGCATCCGCCTGTCGACACGGGTCACCCTGGTGATCGAGCTGCTGGCGATCGCGGGCATCCTTGTCCTCATCGCCGTGCTGCTCGTGCGGGTGCCGGGCTCGTCGTTCTGGAGCGTCGCCGTGCCGCACGACGTCGGCCTCCCGCAGCTCGCCGCCGGGACGACGGTGGCCGTGACCGCGTTCGTGGGCTTCGAGAGCGCGGCGACGCTCGGGGTGGAGTCGCGGCGGCCGTTCGCGACCATCCCGCGCACCATCCGGTGGACCGTCATCGCGGCCGGCGTTCTCTACCTGCTCTCCGCGTACACGCAGCTCGCGGGTTTCGACGCGTTCGGCGGAGAGCTCGCGGCGAGCGACAGTCCGGTGAACGATCTGGCCGGGCGTGCGGGCGTGGAGTGGATCGGGCTGCTGCTCGACGCGGCGCTCGCCTGCTCCTTCCTCGCCTGCGCGCTCGCCTCGACGACGGCGTTCGCCCGGGTGCTGTTCTCCCTCGGGCGCGAAGGCATCGCGCCCGCCGCGCTCGGGCGCACGCACCGCAGGTTCCGTACGCCGCACGTCGCCCTCACCGTGGGGCTGGCGCTCGAGGTGGCGGTGCCCGCGGTGCTGGTGCTGGCCGGACTCGGCGCCTGGGAGGCGATGGGCGTCGTCGTGGTGTGCGCGGCGGCGGGCTACATGACCGCGTACGCGCTCGTCTGTGTCGCCACACCGTTCTTCCTGCGCCGGATCGGCGAGCTGACGGTCGCGCCCGCCGTGGCCGCGGGGATCGCCGCGCTCGGGCTCGTCGCGGCTCTCGGCACGGACCTCTGGCTCGAGGTCACCGGCACACGGCCGCTGGCCGTGCTCCTCCTCGCCGCGGTGGCTGCGCTCGCGCTCGCCCTCTACGCGGTCTGCCGGCGCAGGAGGCGGGAGGCGCTCGGCCGCATCGGCCTCTACGACGAGCCGACGACGGGGGACGTGCTCGGCGGGTCGGCATGA
- a CDS encoding helix-turn-helix domain-containing protein has protein sequence MSAIPELSGRQPGAVHSALAVLEEVAHSGPGITAQQISVRLGLPRATAYRLLNLLVQDEYLVRMPDLRGFALGRKVAELADVAQAQDAAATARAAVTELRSRIRGGVHLAVYREGRVVPVDVDPDFPLSDPRRIGADLSVSALGRLLLAEQAARTVPSPTRYTTQEGELTPGFGCLAVPVRGGDERLIAGLALALPAARLADRDGLVSLVADTAVRLGPLLQRV, from the coding sequence ATGAGCGCCATCCCCGAGCTGAGCGGGCGGCAGCCCGGCGCGGTGCACAGCGCCCTCGCCGTGCTGGAGGAGGTCGCGCACTCCGGCCCGGGGATCACGGCCCAGCAGATCTCGGTCCGGCTCGGGCTGCCGCGGGCGACGGCGTATCGGCTGCTCAACCTCCTGGTGCAGGACGAGTACCTCGTGCGCATGCCCGACCTGCGCGGTTTCGCGCTCGGCCGCAAGGTGGCCGAGCTGGCGGACGTCGCCCAGGCCCAGGATGCGGCCGCTACGGCCCGCGCGGCCGTCACCGAGCTGCGCTCGCGCATCCGCGGCGGGGTCCACCTGGCGGTGTATCGCGAGGGGCGCGTCGTGCCCGTCGACGTCGACCCGGACTTCCCGCTCTCCGACCCGCGCCGCATCGGCGCCGACCTCAGCGTCTCCGCGCTCGGACGCCTGCTCCTGGCGGAGCAGGCGGCGCGCACCGTGCCGTCCCCGACCCGTTACACGACGCAGGAGGGGGAGCTCACCCCGGGATTCGGCTGTCTCGCGGTCCCGGTGCGCGGCGGCGACGAGCGCCTCATCGCCGGACTCGCGCTCGCGCTCCCCGCCGCCCGACTGGCCGACCGCGACGGGCTGGTGTCGCTGGTGGCCGACACCGCGGTGCGGCTGGGCCCGTTGCTGCAGCGGGTCTGA
- a CDS encoding GNAT family N-acetyltransferase codes for MAGRTIEVRPATVADAPGIAHVHVTAWREAYARQVPAEYLAALDTDRRATSWATLIASGTTGVQVAESGGAIVGWASTGTGRDADAPVPLELEGLYTLASVYGSGAGQRLLDAAIGSADAYLWVMADNPRARTFYARNGFRSDGSTKVETIGATAVEVVRLLRTA; via the coding sequence ATGGCAGGGCGGACGATCGAGGTGCGCCCGGCGACGGTGGCCGACGCGCCGGGGATCGCGCACGTGCACGTCACCGCGTGGCGGGAGGCGTACGCCCGGCAGGTGCCCGCGGAGTACCTCGCAGCGCTCGACACGGACCGCCGTGCGACCTCCTGGGCCACCCTCATCGCGTCCGGGACGACGGGCGTTCAGGTCGCGGAGTCCGGCGGCGCGATCGTCGGCTGGGCGAGCACCGGAACGGGGCGGGACGCCGACGCCCCGGTGCCGCTCGAGCTCGAAGGGCTGTACACCCTCGCGAGCGTGTACGGATCCGGGGCCGGCCAGCGCCTTCTCGACGCGGCGATCGGCAGCGCGGACGCCTACCTGTGGGTGATGGCCGACAACCCGCGCGCCCGTACGTTCTATGCGCGCAACGGATTCCGTTCCGACGGCTCGACGAAGGTCGAGACGATCGGCGCGACGGCTGTCGAAGTCGTGCGCCTCCTGCGCACCGCCTGA
- the ybaK gene encoding Cys-tRNA(Pro) deacylase, whose translation MAKAKAATAGTPATVALGAAGLPFAVHPYTHDPAAPSYGSEAAEALGVEPERVFKTLLADTELGLVVGVVPVTGLLDLKALAAAVGAKRAAMADPAVAERRTGYVVGGISPIGQKTRHVTVVDETAQLFDTVFVSGGRRGLDIELTPAALLTATDGAYAAIAKEA comes from the coding sequence ATGGCGAAGGCGAAGGCGGCGACGGCCGGGACTCCCGCCACGGTGGCGCTCGGCGCGGCCGGGCTGCCGTTCGCGGTGCACCCTTACACCCACGATCCGGCCGCTCCGTCATACGGGTCGGAGGCGGCGGAGGCTCTGGGCGTGGAACCGGAGCGCGTGTTCAAGACGCTCCTCGCCGACACCGAGCTCGGGCTCGTCGTCGGCGTGGTCCCGGTCACGGGATTGCTCGACCTGAAGGCCCTGGCTGCGGCCGTGGGAGCCAAACGCGCGGCGATGGCGGACCCGGCGGTCGCCGAACGCCGCACCGGATACGTCGTGGGCGGGATCAGCCCGATCGGCCAGAAGACGCGGCACGTCACGGTCGTCGACGAGACGGCGCAGCTGTTCGACACCGTGTTCGTCTCGGGCGGGCGACGCGGTCTCGACATCGAGCTCACCCCCGCCGCACTGCTGACGGCGACGGACGGCGCCTACGCGGCGATCGCGAAGGAGGCCTGA
- the glgX gene encoding glycogen debranching protein GlgX: MTSTDPLRNLGVRVGPHGGELRVFSEHADAMELCLFDERDPNWLVKTRPMTRDAHGVWSVRSRSLTVGSRYAVRVSGPASPQNVFNPETLLLDPYARSLVRAGSDSWRGVVIEDGFDWGEARKPGTPLDHTVVYETHVRGFSKLNPAVPEELRGTYAGLAHESSIGYLRDLGVTAVELLPVHAFVSEQRLQQQGLTNYWGYNTLNFFSPHAAYASRAAQAAGPEAVLAEFKGMVKLLHLAGIEVILDVVYNHTAEEGIGGPRTSFRGIDNATYYRQDDQGVYIDVTGCGNTVDFGDPVPQRLVLDSLRYWAEEMQIDGFRFDLAATLGRGADASYSREHPLLQAALSDPALQGVTLIAEPWDVGLGGWQTGNFPDGWSEWNDRYRDRVRNFWLADIAEARRNGQAPVGIGGFATRLAGSSNTFSPERGPLASVNFVTAHDGFTMADLTAYDVKHNLGNGEDNRDGTDNNRSFNHGVEGPTVDEQVLLDRHKAMRNLMGTLLLSAGVPMIAAGDEYGRTQRGNNNAYCHDSELTWLSWLRTREQREFEETTKRLLELRRSNPALRPSRYAVYGQTTPNASHMDWFDASGSGMDDVDWNSPENRTLQYLVASTPDKEEFNRVLLIVHGVEDDVEVSLPVAPGVESYQLLWDSATEVPIPEDPALLPPGSKRLVGGTSMQLFRANGPRDDRPAD; encoded by the coding sequence ATGACCTCCACCGATCCCCTGCGCAATCTGGGTGTCCGTGTCGGGCCGCACGGCGGCGAGCTGCGTGTGTTCTCCGAGCACGCCGACGCGATGGAGCTGTGCCTGTTCGATGAGCGCGACCCGAACTGGCTGGTGAAGACGCGGCCGATGACCAGGGATGCGCACGGGGTGTGGTCGGTGCGCTCGAGGTCGCTGACGGTCGGCAGCCGATACGCCGTGCGCGTGTCGGGGCCGGCGTCTCCGCAGAACGTGTTCAATCCGGAGACGCTGCTGCTCGACCCGTATGCACGGTCGCTGGTGCGCGCCGGATCGGACAGCTGGCGCGGCGTGGTGATCGAGGACGGATTCGACTGGGGCGAGGCGCGCAAGCCGGGGACGCCGCTGGACCACACGGTGGTCTACGAGACGCACGTGCGCGGGTTCAGCAAGCTCAACCCGGCGGTGCCCGAGGAGCTGCGGGGGACCTATGCCGGGCTCGCGCACGAGTCGTCCATCGGCTATCTGCGCGACCTGGGGGTGACCGCGGTCGAGCTGCTTCCCGTGCACGCGTTCGTGTCGGAGCAGCGGCTGCAGCAGCAGGGGCTCACGAACTACTGGGGGTACAACACCCTGAACTTCTTCAGTCCGCACGCGGCGTACGCCTCCCGTGCGGCGCAGGCGGCCGGGCCCGAGGCCGTGCTGGCCGAGTTCAAGGGCATGGTCAAGCTGCTGCATCTGGCCGGGATCGAGGTGATCCTCGATGTCGTGTACAACCACACCGCCGAGGAGGGCATCGGCGGTCCGCGTACGAGCTTCCGCGGCATCGACAACGCGACGTACTACCGGCAGGACGACCAGGGTGTGTACATCGACGTGACGGGCTGCGGCAACACGGTGGACTTCGGCGACCCGGTCCCCCAGCGGCTGGTGCTCGATTCGCTCCGGTACTGGGCGGAAGAGATGCAGATCGACGGTTTCCGGTTCGATCTCGCCGCCACTCTCGGACGCGGTGCGGATGCGTCGTACTCACGCGAGCATCCTCTGCTGCAGGCGGCGCTGAGCGATCCGGCTCTGCAGGGCGTCACGCTGATCGCGGAGCCGTGGGACGTGGGGCTCGGCGGCTGGCAGACGGGCAACTTCCCGGACGGATGGTCGGAGTGGAACGACCGCTACCGCGATCGGGTGCGCAATTTCTGGCTGGCCGATATCGCCGAGGCGCGACGCAACGGGCAGGCCCCCGTCGGCATCGGCGGGTTCGCGACGCGTCTCGCCGGGTCGTCGAACACCTTCTCCCCGGAGCGGGGACCGCTCGCGTCGGTGAACTTCGTCACGGCGCACGACGGCTTCACGATGGCGGATCTGACGGCCTACGACGTCAAGCACAACCTCGGCAACGGCGAGGACAACCGTGACGGCACCGACAACAACCGGTCGTTCAACCACGGCGTCGAGGGGCCCACCGTCGACGAGCAGGTGCTGCTCGACCGGCACAAGGCCATGCGCAATCTGATGGGGACGCTCCTGCTGTCGGCCGGGGTCCCGATGATCGCGGCCGGCGACGAGTACGGCCGCACCCAACGCGGCAACAACAACGCCTACTGCCACGACAGCGAGCTCACCTGGTTGAGCTGGCTGCGCACGCGCGAGCAGCGTGAGTTCGAGGAGACCACGAAGCGTCTGCTGGAGCTGCGGCGCAGCAACCCGGCGCTGCGCCCGAGCCGGTACGCCGTCTACGGCCAGACCACTCCGAACGCCAGCCACATGGACTGGTTCGACGCCTCCGGCAGCGGGATGGACGACGTGGACTGGAACTCCCCCGAGAACCGCACGCTGCAGTACCTGGTGGCGTCAACGCCGGACAAGGAGGAGTTCAACCGCGTGCTGCTCATCGTGCACGGGGTGGAGGACGACGTGGAGGTGTCGCTCCCGGTCGCCCCCGGCGTCGAGTCGTACCAGCTGCTCTGGGACAGCGCGACGGAGGTGCCGATCCCGGAGGATCCGGCTCTCCTCCCGCCGGGGTCGAAGCGTCTCGTCGGCGGGACCTCGATGCAGCTGTTCCGTGCCAACGGGCCGCGCGACGATCGGCCGGCGGACTGA
- a CDS encoding cysteine desulfurase family protein, protein MPVYLDHAATTPMRPEAIAAYADAMGVVGNPSSIHSQGQQAKRMLEEARETVAATLGCDAIEVVFTSGGTESVNLAIKGLYWARNTGRSRPRILVPGGEHHATTEAVEWLERAEGATPSWLGLDDEGRILPGPIDDPDTTALLTFLAVNNEVGTVQPVAALAAAAREAGVPVHVDAVAAYGHLPIDFAGLSIDALSVSAHKIGGPGGIGALVLSRTSTVVPLIHGGGQQRQVRSGTQDVAAAVAFAVAARAVERERVAETARLAALRDRLIAGVRAAVPEAVLSGPRPESGERVAGNAHFVFPGAQGDSLLFLLDMAGLSVSTGSACTAGIPEPSHVLLAMGRDERDARSALRFTLGRTSTDADVDALLAALPGAYAQAARAGHATRAPRLP, encoded by the coding sequence GTGCCGGTCTATCTCGACCACGCCGCCACGACCCCCATGCGCCCCGAGGCCATCGCCGCCTACGCCGACGCGATGGGCGTCGTCGGCAACCCCTCCAGCATCCACAGCCAAGGCCAGCAGGCCAAACGGATGCTCGAGGAGGCGCGCGAGACCGTGGCGGCGACCCTCGGCTGCGACGCCATCGAGGTCGTCTTCACCTCCGGTGGCACCGAGTCCGTCAACCTCGCGATCAAAGGCCTCTATTGGGCACGCAACACGGGCCGGTCGCGCCCGCGCATCCTCGTCCCCGGAGGCGAGCACCACGCGACCACGGAAGCCGTCGAATGGCTGGAGCGCGCCGAAGGGGCCACGCCCTCCTGGCTCGGGCTCGACGACGAGGGCCGCATCCTCCCCGGCCCGATCGACGATCCGGACACGACGGCCCTCCTCACCTTCCTCGCCGTCAACAACGAGGTCGGCACCGTGCAGCCCGTGGCGGCGCTTGCCGCAGCGGCGCGGGAGGCGGGTGTGCCCGTCCACGTCGACGCCGTCGCCGCGTACGGGCATCTGCCGATCGACTTCGCCGGGCTCAGCATCGACGCGCTCAGCGTGTCCGCCCACAAGATCGGCGGCCCGGGCGGCATCGGAGCCCTGGTCCTGAGCCGGACCTCCACCGTCGTGCCGCTGATCCACGGCGGCGGCCAGCAGCGCCAGGTGCGCAGCGGAACGCAGGATGTCGCGGCCGCTGTCGCCTTCGCCGTCGCGGCCCGGGCGGTCGAGCGCGAGCGCGTCGCCGAGACCGCGCGGCTCGCGGCGTTGCGTGACCGCCTGATCGCGGGGGTGCGCGCCGCCGTGCCGGAGGCCGTCCTCAGCGGCCCGCGGCCGGAGTCGGGGGAGCGCGTGGCGGGCAACGCCCACTTCGTCTTCCCGGGGGCGCAGGGGGATTCGCTGCTGTTCCTGCTCGACATGGCCGGGCTCTCCGTCTCGACCGGGTCCGCGTGCACCGCGGGCATCCCCGAGCCCTCCCACGTGCTCCTGGCCATGGGGCGCGACGAGCGCGATGCCCGCAGCGCCCTGCGCTTCACGCTGGGTCGCACCTCGACGGACGCCGACGTCGACGCCCTGCTCGCGGCTCTGCCCGGCGCGTACGCCCAGGCCGCCCGTGCCGGCCACGCGACCCGCGCCCCCCGCCTCCCCTGA